From a single Sporosarcina oncorhynchi genomic region:
- a CDS encoding prepilin-type N-terminal cleavage/methylation domain-containing protein — MKKFFAKRLKNEKGLTLIELLAVIVILAIIAAIAVPAIGNIIDNSKDSSKLAAASNILAGAKIAATDGACEESNDGSITCDKDDLKGYVENVKEEKGTTLNYGADKDTDGNWTVTYNGLTNFNSKKYKDESIASPLAESKLNELLSK; from the coding sequence ATGAAAAAGTTCTTCGCGAAGCGATTAAAAAATGAAAAAGGTTTGACGTTGATTGAGCTACTAGCTGTTATTGTTATCTTGGCTATTATTGCTGCAATTGCAGTTCCGGCGATTGGGAATATTATTGATAACTCTAAGGATTCTTCAAAACTTGCAGCTGCTTCAAACATCCTTGCAGGAGCTAAAATCGCTGCAACTGATGGGGCTTGTGAAGAAAGTAACGATGGTTCTATTACATGTGACAAAGATGACTTGAAAGGATATGTTGAAAATGTCAAAGAGGAAAAAGGTACAACGTTAAATTATGGTGCTGATAAAGATACTGATGGTAATTGGACTGTGACTTACAATGGCTTAACAAACTTCAATTCTAAAAAATACAAGGACGAATCAATAGCAAGTCCTTTAGCTGAATCAAAGTTGAATGAATTGCTAAGTAAGTAA
- a CDS encoding VanW family protein: MSISNRQNKVFIFSFVIIFSFLTLLASKHVVAAVNGSTIAGVEIETADRNEINVLVREKVSQWRETPLVVETDYGKTVLDTELFEFDIENAINEYMHETKIPWYLFWKSPDRVDIQMPVYINQQVSDELKKDPSIKIQDTLEVIEKEIGLQLSNVIVAVQLEGDILEDDRIALTTHEFNQQKLALNVLVDQLTGLSIMPGERISILSLVETEGMDQESLDFIASTIYSLLIQTNYEIIERHPSAVPLKTFTPGTEAHINQKQSKDLVFMNPNVVMGTLKFSFKDDNLVAELYSMPLDVKVEFFQTDKHEVQPRTIIRYSKDLEPGDEVEEEIGETGLVVTSYRKVSSMSGQFEKDEYLSKDFYPPVHRVILKSIVQQDVGGDNEIDTDSTLDPNLPNADNGQTHGDSTNQNGAGEGQNPSVNVGTGNNNKPDNETKPSKGQQSEYDSEVDTSVNDDSGVTVIYDKSGMPINSSGK, translated from the coding sequence TTGTCGATATCCAATCGTCAGAATAAGGTTTTCATCTTTTCTTTCGTCATAATCTTTTCTTTTTTAACTTTATTAGCAAGCAAGCATGTTGTTGCGGCGGTAAATGGATCTACAATTGCTGGGGTTGAAATTGAAACAGCTGACCGTAATGAAATCAATGTCCTTGTCAGAGAAAAAGTCTCACAATGGAGAGAGACACCATTAGTCGTTGAAACTGATTATGGTAAGACTGTTTTAGATACGGAGTTATTCGAATTTGATATTGAAAATGCCATTAATGAATATATGCATGAAACCAAAATTCCGTGGTATCTGTTCTGGAAGAGTCCTGATAGGGTGGATATCCAGATGCCCGTCTATATTAATCAACAAGTTTCCGACGAACTGAAAAAAGATCCTTCAATTAAGATACAAGATACATTGGAAGTTATTGAGAAAGAGATTGGCCTTCAGCTGAGTAATGTTATTGTTGCTGTCCAGCTGGAAGGGGATATCCTTGAAGATGATCGAATCGCCTTGACCACACATGAATTTAATCAACAAAAATTGGCTCTCAATGTATTGGTGGACCAGTTAACGGGACTATCCATCATGCCTGGAGAACGAATTTCAATTTTATCTTTAGTGGAAACTGAAGGAATGGATCAGGAATCATTAGATTTCATTGCTTCCACAATCTATTCTTTACTCATTCAAACAAATTATGAAATTATAGAAAGACATCCATCCGCTGTTCCTTTAAAAACGTTCACTCCTGGAACTGAAGCTCATATAAATCAAAAGCAATCTAAAGATCTCGTTTTTATGAATCCTAATGTAGTCATGGGGACTCTGAAATTCAGTTTTAAGGATGATAACCTGGTTGCTGAGTTGTATTCAATGCCTTTGGATGTGAAAGTAGAATTCTTCCAGACGGACAAGCATGAAGTTCAGCCGAGAACAATTATCCGTTATTCAAAAGACCTTGAACCGGGGGATGAAGTGGAAGAGGAGATTGGAGAGACGGGACTTGTAGTGACGTCCTATCGAAAAGTTTCAAGCATGAGCGGGCAATTCGAAAAAGACGAATATTTAAGTAAAGATTTCTATCCACCAGTTCATCGGGTGATTCTAAAATCTATAGTTCAGCAAGATGTGGGGGGAGATAATGAAATCGATACTGATTCAACATTAGATCCAAATCTACCTAATGCTGATAATGGTCAAACTCATGGAGATTCAACTAATCAAAATGGTGCTGGGGAAGGACAGAATCCCTCGGTGAATGTGGGAACTGGTAACAATAATAAGCCGGATAATGAGACAAAACCATCTAAGGGACAGCAATCCGAATACGATTCAGAAGTTGATACATCTGTCAATGACGATTCAGGTGTCACAGTTATTTATGACAAAAGTGGAATGCCTATCAATTCTAGTGGCAAATAG
- a CDS encoding type II secretion system F family protein, which translates to MKTFRYTGRNMEGVLKKGVIQADTQGKAIELLRTKGINPREILESNSIFHKNITLFESVKNQDFVIFCRQFATLVRAGVSIVESTGILAAQTPSKLLKNSLFAVEADIREGIPFSDAANKHKKVFPPLFVNMIRAGELTGSLDETLERLAAYYEKQFTLKKKVQSTMMYPAVLLVVIVIVVIGLMLTVVPQFATMFEDFGAELPAITLFVLALSDLIQQFWWLGLLLVIGLVVTFVYIYKNNSLFNYNVNLILLRVPVFGKLLQKSAIARMTRTLSSLFSSSVPILQALTIVEKVVGNPVVGKVVLDSRTSLEQGGTLSEPLRKSWIFPPLVHQMTAIGEKTGSLDYMLEKIADFYEADVDRTVDTLKGLIEPLMIVILAGVVGMIVLSIMVPMFSLFEQI; encoded by the coding sequence ATGAAAACATTCCGTTATACCGGTAGAAACATGGAAGGTGTATTAAAAAAAGGTGTTATTCAAGCTGATACCCAGGGGAAAGCTATTGAACTATTACGGACAAAAGGAATTAATCCACGGGAAATACTTGAGTCAAATAGCATTTTCCATAAAAATATTACATTATTTGAATCGGTCAAAAACCAGGATTTTGTCATTTTTTGCCGACAATTTGCCACATTGGTGCGGGCGGGTGTCTCTATTGTCGAATCAACTGGAATACTAGCTGCACAAACACCCAGTAAGCTATTGAAAAATTCATTATTTGCAGTCGAAGCCGATATAAGAGAAGGTATTCCTTTTTCAGATGCAGCGAATAAACATAAAAAAGTTTTCCCCCCGTTATTTGTGAATATGATACGCGCGGGCGAACTTACAGGAAGTCTTGACGAAACTCTCGAGAGACTGGCAGCTTATTACGAAAAACAATTTACGTTGAAAAAGAAAGTGCAGTCGACGATGATGTATCCTGCCGTCTTATTAGTAGTTATTGTGATTGTTGTAATTGGCTTGATGCTGACGGTTGTCCCTCAATTTGCAACAATGTTTGAAGACTTTGGCGCAGAGTTACCTGCGATTACCTTATTCGTTCTGGCGTTGAGTGACCTTATACAACAATTTTGGTGGCTTGGATTATTGTTAGTTATCGGATTGGTTGTAACATTTGTTTATATTTACAAGAATAATAGTCTTTTTAACTATAATGTGAATTTGATTTTATTAAGAGTACCTGTTTTCGGGAAGTTGTTACAGAAATCCGCGATTGCAAGAATGACGAGGACATTATCTTCGCTATTCAGCAGTTCTGTTCCAATTCTGCAGGCATTGACCATCGTAGAGAAAGTTGTAGGGAATCCGGTAGTTGGAAAAGTTGTGCTGGATTCCAGGACAAGCCTTGAACAAGGTGGGACACTTTCAGAGCCGTTGCGGAAAAGTTGGATATTTCCACCGCTTGTTCATCAAATGACCGCGATTGGTGAGAAGACAGGGTCACTTGATTATATGCTTGAGAAAATAGCGGATTTTTATGAAGCGGATGTTGACAGGACGGTTGATACATTAAAAGGGTTAATTGAACCTCTTATGATTGTCATTCTCGCTGGAGTAGTCGGTATGATTGTTCTATCAATCATGGTACCGATGTTCAGTCTGTTCGAGCAAATTTAA
- a CDS encoding sensor domain-containing diguanylate cyclase produces the protein MAFNKTNLHLYFLLWLFIVPPGLLYAFFNFFPQTIEWDRFISFTILALLTSSILIKFNGKPVTWTMWVTMAVFLHYGLFIELVISQLTVFVFLIVQKSSIHVLKRYFINSTMLLIASFIAAISFYLVGGEVGTTVFWLALVSLAVYRLIYTIVNMTLVKLVLTAEGSPNYLSVRDVLYEYWNVVLLLPMALTLYFLLNIIGNAAFLLIGGTYLVIALLVRQYDKSEQVNTELALAGEIGSELTGLTDELKIRDQFLEEVNKLFDADYLYLFKSHDDWLEQVRAIEDNRFINNNFDPLPSGWGIAGKVFSTNKSILYSAKKEWNDVALYINDQDVESILCVPISHNDHVEYVLFLGSRRPNIFKEYQLQIVDLLSSYFTVSLDKAKYMQKALTQSEKCALTNLYNYKYLETKLSSDMKNYEQKKIQTLSAVMMDIDHFKRVNDTYGHECGNDILVAFARLLESEVPTGATVGRYGGEEFLFLLPDFDKSEALAFGESIRKKIKETTFEIVPDLDRERKPVNVSITASIGVSTVPDDTDEGMTLVRNADRALYIGAKQAGRDRVAEYIR, from the coding sequence CTTTTTTCAATTTCTTCCCTCAAACCATAGAGTGGGACAGGTTTATCAGTTTTACAATATTGGCACTTCTGACATCATCAATTCTAATCAAGTTTAACGGGAAACCGGTAACTTGGACAATGTGGGTGACAATGGCAGTTTTCCTTCATTATGGCCTTTTTATAGAGTTGGTTATTAGTCAACTTACTGTTTTTGTCTTTTTGATAGTACAAAAAAGTTCCATTCATGTTTTGAAGAGATACTTCATTAACTCGACAATGCTACTCATTGCATCCTTTATTGCTGCGATTAGTTTTTATCTCGTGGGCGGGGAGGTTGGTACCACTGTTTTTTGGCTTGCCCTTGTTAGCTTAGCTGTTTATCGACTTATATATACAATCGTAAATATGACGCTTGTGAAATTAGTACTTACAGCCGAAGGAAGTCCAAACTATCTCTCTGTTAGAGATGTACTCTATGAGTATTGGAATGTTGTGTTGTTGTTGCCGATGGCGCTAACTTTATATTTCTTACTTAATATTATAGGAAACGCTGCATTTCTCTTAATTGGTGGAACGTATTTAGTCATAGCTTTACTAGTGCGTCAATATGACAAGTCTGAACAGGTCAACACGGAGCTGGCATTAGCAGGGGAAATAGGCAGTGAATTGACAGGTCTGACAGATGAATTAAAAATCCGCGATCAATTCCTTGAAGAAGTAAATAAACTTTTTGATGCAGATTATTTGTATCTTTTCAAAAGTCATGATGATTGGCTGGAACAAGTCCGTGCGATAGAAGATAATCGATTTATCAACAATAATTTCGATCCACTTCCGAGTGGTTGGGGTATTGCAGGGAAAGTATTTTCGACTAATAAATCGATACTCTACAGTGCAAAAAAAGAATGGAATGATGTTGCACTATATATTAATGACCAGGATGTAGAAAGCATACTTTGTGTGCCGATTTCGCATAACGATCATGTGGAATATGTTTTGTTTTTAGGCTCAAGAAGACCAAATATCTTCAAGGAATATCAATTGCAAATCGTGGATTTACTTAGCTCGTATTTTACCGTTTCACTTGATAAAGCAAAATATATGCAAAAGGCGCTTACTCAAAGTGAAAAATGTGCGTTGACAAATCTTTATAACTATAAATATCTTGAAACGAAACTTTCTTCTGACATGAAAAATTATGAACAGAAGAAAATACAAACATTGTCGGCCGTCATGATGGATATTGATCATTTCAAACGAGTGAATGATACGTATGGTCATGAATGTGGAAATGATATTTTAGTGGCATTCGCTAGATTGCTTGAATCTGAAGTGCCTACTGGAGCAACAGTTGGAAGGTATGGTGGGGAAGAGTTCCTATTCTTGTTGCCCGATTTTGATAAATCTGAAGCGCTTGCTTTTGGGGAATCCATACGTAAAAAGATTAAAGAAACGACGTTTGAAATAGTGCCCGATTTAGACCGTGAAAGAAAACCGGTCAATGTGTCCATAACAGCAAGCATCGGAGTTTCCACTGTACCTGATGACACAGATGAAGGCATGACGTTAGTTCGAAATGCCGACAGAGCCCTATATATAGGGGCAAAGCAAGCTGGTAGAGATCGAGTAGCAGAATATATAAGGTGA
- a CDS encoding GGDEF domain-containing protein, with protein sequence MLYNAKQKRVVLSIWFLLFPTILYVAYNFFPIGTINPLDISLNLLILIVIMMLPLRLESVTLTLERWILFYIFFHYGLIVEMIFMQIGMFVLLFSDKSSTPKVMRFSSNSIVFLLSSLISGSIYYGLGGVLMEQSLGKLVLLGFIYASSYSIINNLLLYINFKYVGHKVTGFLDSVVKDYFITIVLLPFAIALCLLTETLHNKAFLLVGMPCILLLLIAKKYVKSEGLNEVLTSSSEIGHQLAGNLSVSDVLDTFVMKLKTVLPYDNAYIVDLRGEKLVMLRIVEGGHNLKVAEFFDCPDLIKEGDGLNSNETNVYPSRKFIDKLERYDFAHEIQSLMTTPLKRNSVTEGFLFLTSSKKYIFTDLHAKMVDLLAGYVTASIDKAKYYEKTVEKSERCGLTGLNNYRYLERKLDEEMIRFHTKEIDTLSVIILDIDHFKSINDTYGHQSGNDILRAFADLLRQHVSGDATLARYGGEEFVILLPNVDKYDTYKLAETIRKQVDESVFKIIRDLSQDREEVDVHMTVSAGVASIPEDASDAKDLLRNADRGLYLGGKQAGRNRVGMYCNETGVNVEM encoded by the coding sequence ATGCTATATAATGCAAAGCAGAAACGAGTCGTTTTAAGCATATGGTTTTTGCTGTTCCCGACTATTTTATATGTGGCTTATAATTTCTTCCCGATTGGTACGATTAATCCTTTAGATATCAGTTTGAACTTGCTAATTTTAATCGTTATCATGATGCTTCCATTACGGTTGGAAAGTGTCACATTGACACTGGAACGTTGGATTCTGTTCTATATATTTTTTCACTATGGCTTAATCGTTGAAATGATATTCATGCAAATAGGAATGTTTGTATTGCTATTTTCGGATAAATCTTCTACTCCCAAAGTTATGCGTTTTAGTTCGAACTCAATTGTGTTTCTTCTTTCATCGCTAATTAGTGGATCGATTTACTATGGCTTGGGTGGAGTCCTTATGGAACAATCATTAGGGAAACTTGTACTGCTTGGTTTCATCTATGCTTCAAGCTATTCAATCATTAATAATCTATTACTTTATATAAACTTTAAATACGTTGGTCATAAAGTGACGGGGTTTTTAGATAGTGTCGTAAAAGATTATTTTATAACAATCGTACTGTTGCCATTTGCAATTGCATTATGCTTACTAACAGAAACGCTGCATAATAAAGCGTTTTTACTCGTTGGCATGCCATGTATTCTATTATTGCTTATTGCGAAAAAGTATGTAAAATCTGAAGGTTTAAATGAAGTGCTGACGTCCAGCTCTGAAATCGGTCATCAACTAGCAGGAAACTTAAGCGTTTCAGACGTACTTGATACATTTGTCATGAAGTTGAAAACAGTCCTACCATATGACAACGCCTATATTGTCGACTTGCGTGGTGAAAAGCTCGTCATGCTGCGCATCGTCGAAGGAGGCCATAACTTAAAGGTAGCTGAATTTTTTGATTGTCCCGACTTAATCAAAGAGGGCGATGGGCTCAATTCCAATGAAACAAATGTCTATCCAAGTAGAAAGTTTATCGACAAATTGGAACGATATGATTTTGCTCATGAAATACAGTCCCTTATGACAACTCCTTTAAAACGGAACTCCGTAACGGAGGGATTCTTATTTTTAACGTCGAGTAAAAAATATATATTTACAGATTTGCACGCTAAGATGGTGGATTTATTGGCAGGCTATGTAACTGCCTCAATTGACAAGGCGAAGTATTATGAAAAGACCGTTGAAAAAAGTGAACGTTGTGGTTTAACCGGTCTGAATAATTACAGATACCTTGAACGCAAACTGGACGAAGAAATGATCCGCTTTCATACAAAGGAAATCGATACTTTGTCAGTCATTATCCTAGATATCGACCACTTCAAATCCATCAATGATACATATGGCCATCAGAGTGGAAATGATATATTACGTGCATTTGCGGACCTGTTACGACAGCACGTATCGGGAGATGCAACACTAGCACGTTATGGGGGAGAAGAATTCGTCATACTGCTACCTAACGTGGACAAGTACGATACCTACAAACTCGCAGAGACTATCCGCAAGCAAGTTGACGAATCAGTCTTTAAAATCATTCGGGATCTCTCTCAAGACAGAGAAGAAGTGGATGTTCATATGACTGTTAGCGCAGGAGTAGCATCGATTCCTGAAGATGCGAGTGATGCTAAGGATCTTCTGCGGAATGCTGACCGTGGGTTGTATTTAGGGGGGAAGCAAGCGGGTAGAAATCGGGTTGGAATGTATTGCAATGAAACTGGTGTGAATGTCGAAATGTAG
- a CDS encoding type IV pilus modification PilV family protein, with protein MKNQKGFSLLEVVASLVIITIVLLSFYPMIINAKKISNSNMDRLVMINLAEATLNRLKADQYAYIEQPSNQTSYLFNSKKYTYSNCSTENCKELYLMQLNGENYHLVIKVSQDEKEAKSNLLNIIVSIKNDEKNTQFNVEGYINNASKEE; from the coding sequence TTGAAAAACCAAAAAGGGTTTTCTTTACTGGAAGTTGTCGCTTCATTGGTCATTATCACAATTGTTTTATTGAGTTTCTACCCTATGATTATTAATGCAAAGAAGATTTCAAATTCAAATATGGACAGACTTGTGATGATTAATTTGGCTGAAGCAACTTTAAATAGATTAAAAGCGGATCAATACGCTTATATAGAGCAACCATCTAATCAAACTAGCTATCTATTTAATAGTAAAAAATACACCTATTCTAATTGTTCAACTGAAAACTGCAAAGAACTTTATCTCATGCAGTTGAATGGGGAAAATTACCATCTCGTAATTAAAGTATCTCAGGACGAAAAAGAAGCCAAAAGTAATCTTTTAAATATTATCGTTTCTATTAAAAACGATGAGAAAAATACGCAATTTAATGTAGAGGGGTACATAAATAATGCAAGTAAAGAAGAATAA
- a CDS encoding GspE/PulE family protein, translating into MLKRKRIGDLLVESGVITDDQLQTALSEKESEEKIGDYLIRQNLLTEQQMIEVLEFQLGIPHIHLNQIPIESDVLKLVPEELAKRAFVMPLKRERNKLFVAMADPMDYFTIEEIRLATGYQVEPRISSKTDIMRTITKFYDLQQSMDAAIIGTLPTETEDDSELMDEDSPIVRLVNQIIANGVAQNASDIHFDPQEHELRVRYRVDGVLRNERSIPKHMQNVIIARVKILGNLNITENRVPQDGRIKTTVNLKPIDIRLSTLPTVYGEKIVMRILDMASTLNSVDKLAFSEKNLHSFKKMIKAPNGIVLVTGPTGSGKSSTLYAALSSLNTDEVNIITVEDPVEYQLEGVNQIHVREDVGLTFAAGLRSILRQDPDVVMIGEIRDLETAQIAVRASLTGHLVLSTLHTNSAVESIARLHDMGVEPFLLSSSLVGIVAQRLVRRVCRDCGYSFLPDEATCTFFEQNGIVVTELRRGKGCPSCNNTGFRGRIAIQEVLPVNRAIKNIMMSSMNTNDIRQQMKIDGVHSMLEDGLHKVAEGMTTLEEVMRVTTVE; encoded by the coding sequence ATGTTGAAAAGGAAACGGATTGGAGATCTTCTAGTAGAATCGGGTGTCATAACTGACGATCAACTACAAACGGCACTTTCCGAAAAAGAAAGTGAAGAAAAGATCGGGGATTATCTAATCCGTCAAAACTTGTTAACTGAACAACAGATGATCGAAGTTCTTGAATTCCAACTCGGAATTCCTCATATTCATTTAAATCAAATCCCAATTGAGTCTGATGTATTGAAGCTTGTTCCTGAAGAATTAGCTAAAAGAGCCTTTGTCATGCCGCTTAAACGAGAAAGAAATAAACTCTTTGTTGCGATGGCTGACCCGATGGACTATTTCACAATTGAAGAAATCAGACTGGCGACGGGCTACCAAGTTGAGCCAAGAATTTCATCGAAAACAGACATCATGAGAACGATCACTAAGTTTTATGATTTGCAACAATCAATGGATGCAGCAATAATTGGTACTTTACCAACCGAAACAGAAGACGATTCTGAACTGATGGATGAAGATTCACCTATTGTCAGATTGGTAAATCAAATTATTGCCAATGGAGTTGCGCAAAATGCAAGTGACATTCATTTTGATCCCCAAGAACATGAGCTGCGTGTCCGTTATCGGGTTGATGGTGTCCTACGTAATGAGCGATCAATCCCTAAACATATGCAAAATGTAATCATTGCTCGAGTAAAGATACTTGGGAATTTGAATATTACAGAAAATAGAGTCCCGCAAGATGGAAGGATTAAAACTACGGTCAATCTTAAACCAATTGACATTCGACTTTCCACATTACCAACGGTTTACGGTGAGAAAATTGTTATGCGAATACTGGATATGGCTTCAACTTTAAACAGTGTTGATAAACTAGCGTTTTCAGAAAAAAATTTACATAGCTTCAAAAAAATGATAAAAGCACCAAATGGAATTGTCCTTGTCACGGGTCCTACCGGATCAGGTAAATCATCGACTTTATACGCTGCATTAAGTTCATTGAATACAGATGAGGTGAATATCATTACGGTTGAAGATCCAGTTGAGTATCAATTGGAAGGGGTTAACCAAATTCACGTCCGTGAAGATGTGGGATTGACCTTTGCCGCAGGATTAAGATCTATTTTACGACAGGATCCAGACGTAGTAATGATTGGAGAAATACGGGATCTTGAAACAGCCCAGATAGCTGTGCGAGCCTCGTTAACAGGCCACTTGGTTTTAAGTACATTGCATACAAATAGTGCGGTCGAGTCAATTGCTCGTTTACATGACATGGGAGTTGAACCGTTCCTATTATCCTCATCTCTTGTTGGTATTGTTGCTCAAAGACTAGTGAGGCGTGTATGTAGAGATTGTGGTTATTCGTTCCTACCAGACGAAGCTACATGTACATTTTTTGAGCAAAACGGTATTGTTGTCACTGAACTTCGACGCGGAAAAGGGTGCCCATCTTGTAATAATACGGGCTTCAGAGGAAGGATTGCAATACAAGAAGTTTTGCCTGTCAATCGTGCAATCAAGAATATAATGATGTCATCTATGAATACAAATGACATTCGTCAACAAATGAAAATAGATGGTGTTCATTCCATGCTTGAGGATGGATTACATAAAGTGGCGGAAGGAATGACGACTCTGGAAGAAGTTATGAGAGTGACAACAGTAGAATAA
- a CDS encoding prepilin-type N-terminal cleavage/methylation domain-containing protein, translated as MQVKKNKQSGMTLIELLGAIIIMAIITTLIFPILIGGMKTAEDIRKETILRDEADYLMSAILKELYTTKESEITTKNFDKSLIGDYYIIKNNDSITGFMDNKLYVSNEILNTNNKSITLLPSSIKDLEEGQYEVILNLKLKSRNDKVMEFKNRIRTIYDINKEELD; from the coding sequence ATGCAAGTAAAGAAGAATAAACAATCGGGAATGACTCTTATTGAATTATTGGGAGCAATTATTATTATGGCTATTATAACAACGCTTATTTTCCCAATTTTAATTGGGGGTATGAAAACTGCCGAAGATATAAGAAAAGAAACCATTTTGAGAGATGAAGCTGATTATTTAATGTCAGCTATTTTAAAAGAACTATACACAACTAAAGAATCCGAGATAACAACAAAAAATTTTGATAAATCATTAATTGGTGACTATTATATAATAAAGAACAACGACTCGATAACAGGATTTATGGACAACAAATTATACGTTTCTAATGAAATCTTAAATACAAACAATAAAAGCATAACACTACTTCCTTCTAGTATTAAAGATTTAGAAGAAGGACAATATGAAGTTATATTGAATCTTAAATTAAAAAGCAGAAATGATAAAGTGATGGAATTTAAAAATAGAATTCGAACAATTTACGATATTAATAAGGAGGAATTAGATTGA
- a CDS encoding type IV pilus twitching motility protein PilT → MNSLRGLMIDAFNMDASDIHLTVDSPPVFRIDGALKKQGDEVLTSTHILEMIDEIIPQRKLVELDELGETDFNYEVEGICRFRVNAYKQRQTFAVALRLIPSKIPTLKELGMESTLKKIAESKQGLVLITGPTGSGKTTTLAAMLDYINRNFDKHIITLEDPIEYMHENCRSVINQREIGLDTTSFAKGLRAALRQDPDVILVGEMRDLETISTAVTAAETGHLVFATLHTSTAASTIDRIIDVFPPGQQGQIRQQLANVILGIVSQRLLARAGGRGRVAATEILLQTPSVSNLIRSEKVHQLPNVLQTSKGLGMHTMQMDIQRLLKEGIISMSIAKMYLDVGEFE, encoded by the coding sequence ATGAATTCATTAAGAGGTTTAATGATCGATGCTTTTAATATGGATGCGTCGGATATCCATTTGACAGTAGATTCGCCCCCTGTATTCCGGATTGATGGGGCATTGAAAAAGCAAGGTGATGAAGTTTTAACGTCAACTCATATTTTAGAAATGATTGACGAAATCATTCCCCAACGCAAATTGGTGGAACTTGATGAACTAGGTGAGACGGATTTCAATTATGAAGTGGAAGGTATATGCAGATTTCGAGTAAATGCATACAAGCAGAGACAAACGTTTGCCGTGGCATTGCGACTAATCCCATCAAAAATCCCGACATTGAAAGAATTGGGAATGGAATCGACTTTGAAAAAGATAGCTGAGAGCAAACAGGGGTTAGTATTGATCACTGGGCCTACAGGTTCAGGAAAAACGACCACGCTTGCAGCAATGTTAGATTATATAAACCGAAATTTCGATAAACATATTATTACTTTAGAAGATCCCATCGAATATATGCATGAAAATTGTCGTTCTGTCATAAATCAACGGGAAATCGGTTTGGATACAACCAGTTTTGCAAAAGGATTACGTGCTGCATTACGGCAAGATCCAGATGTGATACTTGTAGGGGAAATGCGTGATTTGGAGACAATTTCCACAGCCGTGACTGCTGCTGAAACAGGCCATCTGGTTTTCGCGACTTTGCATACAAGTACTGCTGCATCTACCATCGATCGCATCATTGATGTGTTTCCACCTGGCCAGCAAGGACAAATACGACAACAGTTGGCAAACGTTATATTAGGTATCGTATCTCAACGGCTTCTGGCCAGGGCTGGTGGAAGAGGAAGAGTTGCGGCAACCGAGATCTTATTGCAAACACCGTCTGTATCAAATCTGATTCGTAGTGAAAAAGTGCATCAGTTACCGAATGTGTTGCAAACAAGCAAAGGATTAGGAATGCATACGATGCAGATGGATATTCAGCGTTTATTAAAAGAAGGAATTATTTCTATGAGCATTGCAAAAATGTATTTGGATGTTGGTGAATTTGAATGA